From a region of the Streptomyces sp. NBC_01454 genome:
- a CDS encoding YibE/F family protein, whose product MPPIESHHHSAPHSHSHGHGPATPVSRHLRKVIAAVLIPFAAAVAVGLLVLWPGGAPPHKPSGVGFDQPTERARVTKVADVNCADVHAEQQPQPPSPGGQPPAGGAAARGKPCQQATIEVATGENAGRTFQTVVTPDALRHYTTGQDVVVAYSPKAPKELQYSVTDVDRSLPMWVLAAVFALAVVLVGRLRGVLALVALAASFMVLTLFILPAILQGSNPLVVAVVGGSAIMLIALYLCHGLTARTSVAVLGTLASLLLIGLLGSVFINWALLTGNTDETTGLVHGLYPDIEIRGLLLAGIIIGSLGVLDDVTVTQTAAVWELKEADPSAGWRKLYGAAMRIGRDHIASVVNTLVLAYAGAALPLLLLFSIAQSSVGTVATSEVVAEEVVRTLVGSIGLVAAVPLTTLLAALVVSADRTERGVPASAGGPGEGDGSGAGTGTGGPTAAGEPALATVGRQRRHGGHGRRRKR is encoded by the coding sequence GTGCCTCCTATCGAGTCCCACCACCACTCCGCCCCGCACTCCCACAGCCATGGCCACGGCCCCGCCACGCCCGTCTCGCGGCATCTGCGCAAGGTCATCGCGGCGGTGCTGATCCCCTTCGCGGCCGCGGTGGCCGTGGGTCTGCTCGTGCTCTGGCCCGGCGGTGCACCACCCCACAAGCCGTCCGGTGTCGGCTTCGACCAGCCCACCGAGCGGGCCAGAGTGACCAAAGTCGCGGACGTGAACTGCGCGGACGTCCACGCCGAGCAGCAGCCCCAGCCGCCGTCACCGGGCGGGCAGCCGCCGGCCGGGGGAGCGGCGGCCAGGGGCAAGCCCTGCCAGCAGGCGACGATCGAGGTCGCCACGGGGGAGAACGCCGGACGCACCTTCCAGACGGTGGTGACGCCGGACGCCCTGCGCCACTACACCACCGGCCAGGACGTCGTGGTGGCGTACTCCCCCAAGGCACCGAAGGAACTGCAGTACTCGGTCACCGATGTCGACCGGTCGCTCCCGATGTGGGTGCTGGCGGCGGTCTTCGCCCTCGCGGTGGTGCTCGTCGGCCGGCTGCGCGGCGTCCTCGCGCTGGTGGCCCTCGCGGCGAGCTTCATGGTCCTGACGCTGTTCATCCTCCCGGCGATCCTCCAGGGCTCCAACCCGCTGGTGGTGGCGGTGGTCGGGGGCAGCGCGATCATGCTGATCGCGCTGTATCTGTGCCACGGGCTGACGGCACGTACGTCGGTGGCCGTGCTCGGCACCCTGGCGTCACTGCTGCTGATCGGGCTGCTGGGGTCGGTGTTCATCAACTGGGCACTGCTGACCGGCAATACGGACGAGACCACCGGGCTGGTGCACGGTCTGTACCCGGACATCGAGATCCGCGGTCTGCTGCTCGCGGGGATCATCATCGGGTCGCTCGGGGTGCTCGACGATGTGACCGTGACGCAGACCGCCGCGGTCTGGGAGCTCAAGGAGGCGGACCCGTCGGCCGGCTGGCGCAAGCTGTACGGCGCCGCGATGCGGATCGGCCGGGATCACATCGCGTCCGTCGTCAACACGCTCGTGCTGGCCTACGCGGGCGCGGCCTTGCCGTTGCTTTTGCTGTTCTCGATCGCACAGAGCAGCGTCGGCACGGTCGCCACGAGCGAAGTGGTCGCGGAGGAGGTCGTCCGCACGCTGGTGGGCAGCATCGGACTGGTCGCCGCGGTACCGCTGACGACGCTGCTGGCCGCGCTGGTGGTCTCCGCGGACCGCACGGAGCGAGGAGTTCCCGCGAGCGCCGGCGGGCCGGGAGAGGGCGACGGCTCGGGAGCCGGTACGGGCACCGGGGGGCCGACTGCTGCCGGTGAGCCGGCGCTTGCCACGGTCGGGCGGCAGCGGCGGCACGGGGGGCATGGCAGGCGCCGCAAGCGGTGA
- a CDS encoding SsgA family sporulation/cell division regulator — protein sequence MTDTVQAEVIMSFVVSDELAFRIPVELDFASADPYAVRLTFDLPGDAPVTWAFGRELLLDGLSRPSGEGDVRIEPASPEHLSDVFISLQVGSERALFRVSAAPLVAFLDRTDRLVPLGKEEVCDTLEAVLDRILTEAPAG from the coding sequence ATGACCGACACAGTTCAGGCAGAAGTGATCATGAGCTTCGTCGTCTCGGATGAGCTTGCGTTCCGGATTCCGGTGGAGCTGGACTTCGCCAGCGCCGATCCCTACGCCGTCCGCCTCACCTTCGATCTGCCCGGCGATGCACCTGTGACCTGGGCGTTCGGCCGGGAGTTGCTGCTGGACGGACTGAGTCGGCCGTCCGGTGAGGGCGATGTGCGCATCGAGCCGGCCTCCCCCGAGCACCTCAGCGATGTCTTCATCAGCCTTCAGGTCGGCTCCGAGCGTGCGCTGTTCCGGGTGAGTGCGGCGCCGCTGGTGGCCTTCCTGGACCGTACGGACCGGCTCGTGCCGCTCGGCAAGGAAGAGGTCTGCGACACCCTGGAGGCCGTGCTGGACCGGATCCTCACCGAGGCACCGGCCGGCTGA
- a CDS encoding IclR family transcriptional regulator has product MVNGESASHPTLIGSVQRALRLLEAVGTHPGGAPAKQLARETGLPLPTTYHLLRTLTHEGYLHREHGVFVLGAAVEAIGRAGAGCRQRAQISDALAVAGQELGAAVYFAVYREGEVEVVAVTDDPERPPVEEWVDFRSTAHAHAMGQCLLAQLDEASRKEHLARYPVQAITPFSVRTEDDLLHRLDTVRRGQVAYERQEYALGTVCAAIPIQVGAASAALAISLPADELHRLRSVTDRLRKMAEATLTTLAFSISI; this is encoded by the coding sequence ATCGTGAATGGCGAATCCGCCTCTCATCCCACCTTGATCGGATCGGTGCAGCGGGCGCTCCGGCTGCTGGAGGCGGTGGGCACCCATCCCGGCGGCGCGCCCGCCAAGCAGCTCGCCAGGGAGACCGGTCTGCCGCTGCCGACGACCTACCACCTGCTGCGGACCCTGACGCACGAGGGCTACCTGCACCGCGAACATGGCGTGTTCGTCCTCGGTGCGGCTGTCGAGGCCATCGGCCGGGCCGGGGCGGGGTGCCGGCAGCGGGCGCAGATCTCCGATGCGCTGGCGGTGGCCGGACAGGAACTGGGCGCCGCCGTCTACTTCGCTGTCTACCGTGAGGGTGAAGTTGAGGTGGTTGCGGTCACCGACGATCCGGAGCGGCCGCCAGTGGAGGAGTGGGTCGATTTCCGTAGCACCGCCCATGCCCATGCGATGGGGCAGTGTCTGCTCGCGCAGCTTGACGAGGCATCAAGGAAGGAGCATCTTGCGCGCTATCCCGTCCAGGCGATAACGCCCTTTTCCGTGCGAACTGAGGACGATTTGCTGCACCGTTTGGATACCGTGCGTCGCGGTCAAGTCGCTTATGAGCGCCAGGAATATGCCCTTGGCACGGTGTGCGCCGCCATCCCCATTCAGGTCGGGGCGGCTTCCGCGGCGCTGGCGATTTCTCTGCCCGCGGACGAACTGCATCGATTGCGGTCCGTTACGGACCGACTACGAAAAATGGCGGAGGCGACACTAACGACACTCGCCTTCTCTATCAGTATCTGA
- a CDS encoding DUF5326 family protein, with amino-acid sequence MAGKGIFAGLPWWVTWVVVPVILIVVFGGLITAALGFLIGLLFKVLIAAALIAGAIYLVRRFTGSSSSSSKSDW; translated from the coding sequence GTGGCTGGTAAGGGGATATTCGCAGGGCTTCCGTGGTGGGTCACCTGGGTCGTGGTGCCCGTCATCCTGATCGTTGTCTTCGGCGGTCTGATCACTGCCGCGCTCGGGTTCCTGATCGGCCTGCTGTTCAAGGTCCTCATCGCGGCAGCCCTGATCGCCGGGGCCATCTACCTGGTCCGCAGGTTCACCGGCTCGTCCTCGTCCTCGTCGAAGAGCGACTGGTAG
- a CDS encoding cupin domain-containing protein yields MKAFRLDELEAERAANDGAYLQFVRERTMSVGLYALDAGGTDPQQPHAQDEVYLVVSGRAAITVGTETESVARGSVVFVPAGVPHKFHHISEDLRVMVVFSPPES; encoded by the coding sequence ATGAAGGCTTTCCGACTGGATGAGCTGGAAGCGGAGCGGGCCGCGAACGACGGTGCATATCTGCAGTTTGTCCGGGAACGCACCATGTCGGTCGGGCTGTACGCACTGGACGCGGGCGGTACTGATCCGCAGCAGCCGCATGCCCAGGACGAGGTGTATCTCGTGGTCAGCGGCCGTGCGGCGATCACCGTCGGGACGGAGACGGAGTCGGTGGCCCGCGGCAGCGTGGTTTTTGTCCCGGCCGGGGTGCCTCACAAGTTCCACCACATCAGCGAGGACCTCCGGGTGATGGTGGTCTTCTCTCCTCCTGAGAGCTAA
- a CDS encoding phage holin family protein encodes MKHFLVKTIANAAALAVAIWLLKDITLTGENTGRKILTLILVALIFGLVNFIVKPVVKLLSFPLFILTLGLITLVVNALMLLLTSWLAGKADLAFHVGGFWAALLGGVIISIVAWAMHVVLPDED; translated from the coding sequence ATGAAGCATTTTCTGGTCAAGACGATCGCCAACGCCGCGGCGCTTGCCGTGGCCATCTGGCTGCTCAAGGACATCACGCTCACCGGTGAGAACACCGGCCGCAAAATACTCACCCTGATCCTGGTCGCGCTGATCTTCGGGCTGGTCAATTTCATCGTCAAGCCCGTGGTGAAGTTGCTCTCCTTCCCCCTGTTCATCCTCACCCTCGGCTTGATCACGCTGGTCGTGAATGCCCTGATGCTGTTGCTCACCTCCTGGCTCGCCGGAAAGGCCGACCTCGCCTTCCATGTGGGCGGGTTCTGGGCGGCACTGCTCGGCGGCGTGATCATCTCCATCGTGGCCTGGGCGATGCACGTGGTCCTTCCCGACGAGGACTGA
- a CDS encoding low molecular weight protein-tyrosine-phosphatase: MKAPFRICFVCTGNICRSPMAESVFRTHLAEDGLDGLVEVDSAGTGGWHEGDGADPRTVAVLRAGGYPHAHTARQFHASWFDHLDLVIALDSSHLRELRGLAPTEQDAAKVRLLRSYEKGAAADADPGQLPGPLSDSGLTDDLDVPDPYYGGSAGFEECLEMIESASEGLLAAVRTALAARTVVTARTPGHDGPPGLRDPHRPRNKERA; encoded by the coding sequence TTGAAGGCCCCCTTCCGCATCTGCTTCGTCTGCACCGGCAACATCTGCCGGTCGCCGATGGCGGAGTCCGTCTTCCGCACCCACCTCGCGGAGGACGGACTCGACGGCCTGGTCGAGGTCGACAGCGCGGGCACCGGCGGCTGGCACGAGGGCGACGGAGCCGACCCGCGCACGGTCGCCGTACTGCGTGCGGGCGGCTATCCGCATGCCCACACCGCCCGGCAGTTCCACGCCTCCTGGTTCGACCACCTCGACCTGGTCATCGCACTCGACTCCAGCCATCTGCGCGAGCTGCGCGGCCTGGCCCCCACCGAGCAGGACGCCGCCAAGGTCCGCCTGCTGCGCTCGTACGAGAAGGGCGCGGCGGCGGACGCCGACCCGGGGCAGCTCCCCGGCCCCCTGTCCGACTCCGGCCTCACGGATGACCTGGACGTTCCCGATCCGTACTACGGCGGATCCGCCGGCTTCGAGGAGTGCCTGGAGATGATCGAGTCCGCGAGCGAGGGCCTGCTGGCAGCGGTCCGTACCGCGCTTGCGGCACGGACCGTGGTCACGGCCCGCACACCCGGGCACGACGGCCCGCCCGGTCTGCGGGACCCGCACCGGCCACGGAACAAGGAGCGCGCATGA
- a CDS encoding cystathionine gamma-lyase, with amino-acid sequence MTGDGTRVVRAGLPEPEAYEPTLPGPVFAAHYHLPGDAVGPYTYGRDANPTWTRLEQAIGELESPEETAHTVAFASGMAAITAVLFSQLRTGDAVVFPSDGYQLLPAVRTRLESYGIEVRTAPTAHDAQLDALDGAGLLWIETPSNPGLDVCDIQRLSDEAHRRGALVAVDNTLATPLGQRPLDLGADFSVASGTKALTGHGDVLLGYASTRDAALADAVRLWRKTVGAIPGPMESWLAHRSLATLALRVRQQSQSALALAAALTDRPEVTGLRHPGLPSDPSHSLAVRQMRPGRFGSVVSFVLPDKAYAERFLAALTLVDDATSFGGVRSSAERRARWGGDAVPEGFIRFSVGVEEAEDLIADVARALDSAVQS; translated from the coding sequence ATGACGGGCGACGGCACCCGCGTCGTACGGGCCGGGCTTCCGGAGCCCGAGGCGTACGAGCCGACCCTCCCCGGGCCGGTGTTCGCGGCGCACTACCACCTCCCCGGCGATGCCGTCGGTCCGTATACGTACGGCCGCGACGCCAACCCGACCTGGACCCGTCTGGAACAGGCCATCGGTGAGCTCGAATCACCGGAGGAAACCGCCCATACCGTCGCCTTTGCCTCCGGGATGGCGGCGATCACCGCCGTCCTCTTCTCGCAACTGCGCACCGGCGACGCCGTGGTGTTCCCCAGCGACGGCTACCAGCTGCTGCCGGCCGTCCGGACCCGCCTGGAGAGCTACGGCATCGAGGTCCGTACGGCGCCGACCGCACACGACGCACAACTCGATGCCCTGGACGGCGCCGGGCTGTTGTGGATCGAGACACCTTCCAACCCCGGCCTCGATGTCTGCGACATCCAGCGGCTGTCCGACGAGGCCCACCGTCGCGGCGCGCTGGTCGCCGTCGACAACACCCTCGCCACCCCGCTCGGCCAACGACCGCTGGACCTCGGCGCGGACTTCTCGGTGGCCAGCGGCACCAAGGCGCTGACCGGCCACGGCGATGTCCTTCTGGGGTACGCCAGCACCCGTGATGCCGCGCTGGCCGATGCCGTGCGGCTGTGGCGCAAGACCGTGGGCGCGATCCCCGGCCCGATGGAGAGCTGGCTCGCGCATCGCTCGCTCGCCACTCTCGCGCTGCGCGTCCGCCAGCAGTCACAGAGCGCGCTGGCACTGGCCGCCGCGCTGACCGACCGCCCCGAGGTCACCGGCCTGCGCCACCCCGGACTGCCGTCCGACCCGTCCCACTCGCTCGCCGTCCGGCAGATGCGCCCGGGCCGCTTCGGCTCCGTGGTGTCCTTTGTGCTGCCCGACAAGGCTTACGCGGAGCGGTTCCTGGCGGCGCTGACCCTGGTGGACGACGCAACAAGTTTCGGAGGCGTGCGGTCCAGCGCCGAGCGCCGGGCTCGTTGGGGCGGTGACGCGGTGCCGGAAGGCTTCATCCGCTTCTCCGTCGGCGTCGAAGAGGCGGAGGATCTGATCGCGGATGTCGCCCGCGCACTGGACTCGGCCGTGCAGAGCTGA
- a CDS encoding LysR family transcriptional regulator: protein MDLALLRTFVTVHRAGSFTRAAALLGLSQPAVTSQIRALERQLGRPLFLRYARGVTPTTIGDELAHKVAPHLDALTEITEAGLDRDSVTRTLHLAGPPEFLAERALPALTPLIAQGLSLRTAFGSAEELLTGLSCGHHDLTVTTARPRGGLLTATPLCDEEHVLIAAPLWADQLGGPAVLEARGVRVLDPVPLVEVHESLPLIARYWSAVFDAKPAASAAVIAADLRAVLSCVAAGVGIAVLPRYLCADALDRGEVVALLDPPVPPLRTYFLAVRTGTLGLPHIARAHEWLLRAAVAW from the coding sequence ATGGATCTGGCTCTGCTGCGCACCTTCGTGACGGTGCACCGAGCCGGATCCTTCACCCGCGCCGCGGCGTTGCTCGGCCTGTCCCAGCCCGCGGTGACCAGCCAGATCCGGGCGCTGGAACGTCAGTTGGGCCGCCCGCTCTTCCTCCGTTATGCCCGTGGCGTCACCCCCACCACCATCGGCGACGAACTCGCGCACAAAGTGGCGCCGCATCTCGACGCGCTCACCGAGATCACCGAGGCCGGCCTGGACCGGGACTCCGTCACCCGCACCCTGCATCTCGCCGGGCCCCCGGAGTTCCTCGCCGAGCGGGCGCTCCCCGCGCTGACCCCTCTGATCGCGCAGGGTCTGTCCCTACGCACCGCCTTCGGCTCCGCGGAGGAGCTGCTGACCGGCCTGTCCTGCGGCCATCACGACCTGACGGTCACCACCGCCCGGCCCCGCGGCGGGCTGCTCACCGCCACCCCGCTGTGCGACGAGGAGCACGTACTGATCGCCGCACCGCTCTGGGCGGACCAGCTGGGAGGACCTGCGGTGCTGGAGGCCAGGGGCGTGCGGGTGCTGGATCCCGTACCGCTCGTCGAGGTCCACGAAAGCCTGCCGCTGATCGCCCGCTACTGGTCCGCGGTCTTCGACGCCAAGCCCGCCGCCTCCGCCGCCGTGATCGCTGCCGACCTCCGGGCGGTGCTGTCCTGCGTGGCGGCCGGCGTGGGGATCGCCGTGCTTCCCCGCTATCTGTGCGCCGACGCACTGGACCGCGGTGAGGTCGTCGCCCTGCTCGACCCGCCGGTACCTCCGCTACGGACCTATTTCCTGGCGGTACGGACCGGGACGCTCGGTCTGCCGCATATCGCGCGGGCGCATGAGTGGCTGCTGCGGGCCGCCGTCGCCTGGTGA
- a CDS encoding NUDIX hydrolase: protein MNVRPVVKRTARAILLDGADLVLIKRTKPGRAPYWITPGGGVEPEDATVVDALHRELDEELGAKIKDVVPVFVDTVEHFSDGGVDGVKVQHFFVCRLDTMDLSRRHGPEVDEPCGDYEIVRVPFTRVGIASVEVVPLSLRHYLDGNIEGVRAMHAPDLG, encoded by the coding sequence ATGAACGTACGGCCAGTCGTCAAACGCACCGCCCGCGCGATTCTGCTCGACGGCGCGGACCTCGTTCTGATCAAACGCACCAAGCCGGGCCGGGCACCGTATTGGATCACTCCGGGCGGCGGAGTCGAGCCCGAGGACGCCACCGTCGTCGACGCCCTCCACCGGGAACTGGACGAAGAGCTGGGCGCGAAGATCAAGGACGTGGTGCCGGTCTTCGTCGACACCGTCGAGCACTTCAGCGACGGCGGGGTGGACGGCGTGAAAGTACAGCACTTCTTCGTCTGCCGGCTCGACACCATGGATCTCTCCCGCCGGCACGGCCCCGAGGTCGACGAGCCCTGCGGGGACTACGAGATCGTGCGGGTGCCCTTCACCCGCGTCGGCATCGCCTCCGTCGAGGTCGTACCGCTGTCACTGCGACACTACCTCGACGGCAATATCGAGGGCGTACGGGCGATGCACGCCCCCGACCTGGGCTGA
- a CDS encoding pyridoxamine 5'-phosphate oxidase family protein yields MAQQERPGSDGEHLVQQRLGTTERADRFYGDQVLDHLNVRMQEFVARQEMFFLATADRHGECDSTFRAGPSGFVQVLDDRTLAYPEYRGNGVMASIGNISENPRLGILMIDFTRDRIGLHINGRARVVMDEEMRARCSDLPVDPIPGRRAQLWVTVEVEEAYIHCAKHIPHLQKVPAQGRGARAWGTDDVKRKGGDFFGAAAEAGERQPFRRAAHGNEHLRGGLHEDIEDAAHREAAHQGAAHQDETHAEKAPVHGSGPVTATSRDAQAGPASGAGPRAAGREDFVEELNAEFLDRVERVLARARPRRPVEDEPGFRGWFDRRDA; encoded by the coding sequence ATGGCGCAGCAGGAACGCCCCGGGAGCGACGGCGAGCACTTGGTGCAGCAGAGGCTCGGTACCACCGAGCGCGCCGACCGCTTCTACGGGGACCAGGTCCTGGACCATCTCAACGTCCGTATGCAGGAGTTCGTGGCCCGGCAGGAGATGTTCTTCCTGGCCACGGCCGATCGCCACGGCGAGTGCGATTCGACGTTCCGGGCCGGTCCGTCCGGGTTCGTCCAGGTGCTGGACGACCGGACGCTGGCGTACCCGGAATACCGTGGCAACGGTGTCATGGCGTCCATCGGCAACATCTCGGAGAACCCGCGCCTGGGCATCTTGATGATCGATTTCACCCGTGACCGCATCGGGCTGCACATCAACGGGCGTGCTCGGGTCGTCATGGACGAGGAGATGCGGGCGCGCTGCTCCGATCTCCCGGTCGATCCGATTCCCGGCCGGCGCGCCCAGCTGTGGGTCACGGTCGAGGTCGAAGAGGCGTACATCCACTGCGCCAAGCACATCCCGCATCTGCAGAAGGTCCCGGCGCAGGGCCGCGGGGCGCGAGCCTGGGGCACCGATGACGTCAAGCGCAAGGGCGGAGACTTCTTCGGTGCGGCGGCCGAGGCGGGTGAGCGGCAGCCCTTCCGGCGTGCGGCGCACGGCAACGAACATCTGCGGGGCGGACTGCACGAGGACATCGAGGACGCCGCCCACCGGGAGGCGGCCCACCAGGGAGCGGCTCACCAGGACGAGACGCATGCGGAGAAGGCTCCGGTGCACGGCAGCGGCCCGGTGACGGCCACGTCCCGGGACGCGCAGGCCGGTCCGGCGTCCGGTGCCGGGCCCCGGGCGGCCGGCCGGGAGGATTTCGTCGAGGAGCTGAACGCAGAGTTCCTCGACCGGGTCGAGCGGGTGCTCGCCCGGGCCCGGCCCCGCCGGCCCGTGGAGGACGAGCCCGGCTTCCGCGGATGGTTCGACCGCCGCGACGCCTGA
- a CDS encoding globin domain-containing protein: MDAPTTTSADNGSSGGNSGDWGWFTPSAKKSSGDPQERQNSQDRHQNEDGRTEPDERSAHHDRGEYRDRHERQERTDRNDREGIPSRPVNPIRPVGTAAERECDTELPQAAQTRPAEAARQYAAPSSTDAPAAAAHTGQSPAASGYAPSAYTAPPHEAEPAPTPDPDPFRGSWPVWERVSGPGPEPEPVHEPAQATQPPAAHGPTGAAPVQEPTVPEPSVQQPVAQQPPVQQPPAQEPAVQQRPVQQPPAQEPAVQQPRVHHQAPAASAFTPRARPAAPAPEPSLGAVRASASSATPASPDAILIRRTMTEIEPVADKVTSYFYALLFVQYPDLRALFPASMDTQRDRLFKALLTAAQHVDDADVLTAYLANLGRGHRKYGTLPDHYPAVGECLLAALGRYATSNWGPETEAAWVRAYTAISQIMIDAASADEAVAPAWWHAEVVSHELRTPDIAVVTVRPDQPYPFLAGQYTSVETPWWPRVWRHYSFASAPRSDGLLSFHVKAVPAGWVSNAMVHRARPGDVIRLGAPGGSMTVDHTTRSGLLCVGGGTGIAPLKALVEDVAEHGIHRPVEVFYGARSDHDLYDLDTMLHLEKAHPWLSVRPVVATGPAARGGTSSETGQLPDAVRQYGPFQEYDAYLSGPPGLIRSGVDALVGAGVPADRIRHDSVEELVAAGD; the protein is encoded by the coding sequence ATGGACGCTCCGACCACCACGTCGGCCGATAACGGCTCTTCCGGCGGGAACAGTGGCGATTGGGGTTGGTTCACTCCGTCGGCGAAGAAGTCCTCCGGAGATCCACAGGAGCGGCAAAACAGCCAGGACCGGCACCAGAACGAGGACGGCCGGACCGAACCCGACGAGCGGAGTGCACACCACGACCGCGGCGAGTACAGAGATCGCCATGAGCGGCAGGAAAGAACGGACCGGAACGACCGGGAGGGCATACCCAGTCGTCCGGTCAATCCGATCCGGCCGGTAGGCACCGCGGCCGAGCGCGAGTGCGACACGGAGCTGCCGCAGGCTGCGCAGACGCGGCCCGCCGAGGCGGCCCGTCAGTATGCCGCCCCCTCCTCCACCGACGCCCCCGCCGCAGCCGCCCATACGGGCCAGTCGCCAGCTGCCTCCGGGTACGCCCCCTCCGCATACACGGCTCCGCCTCACGAGGCGGAGCCCGCGCCCACCCCGGACCCTGATCCGTTCCGGGGCAGCTGGCCGGTCTGGGAGCGGGTGTCCGGCCCGGGCCCGGAGCCCGAGCCCGTACATGAACCGGCGCAGGCCACGCAGCCGCCCGCGGCACACGGCCCCACCGGAGCCGCCCCGGTCCAGGAGCCAACGGTTCCGGAACCGTCCGTTCAGCAGCCGGTGGCCCAGCAGCCGCCCGTCCAGCAGCCGCCCGCTCAGGAGCCGGCTGTTCAACAACGGCCCGTCCAGCAGCCGCCCGCTCAGGAACCGGCTGTCCAGCAGCCGCGCGTCCATCACCAGGCCCCCGCTGCCTCTGCCTTCACCCCCAGGGCGCGTCCCGCCGCGCCCGCCCCGGAGCCCTCGCTCGGCGCGGTGCGGGCCTCGGCCTCCTCGGCCACCCCTGCCTCTCCCGACGCGATACTCATCCGTCGCACCATGACGGAGATCGAGCCCGTGGCCGACAAGGTCACCTCGTACTTCTATGCGCTGCTCTTCGTCCAGTACCCCGACCTGCGGGCGCTGTTCCCCGCGTCGATGGACACCCAGCGCGACCGGCTCTTCAAGGCGCTGCTCACCGCCGCCCAGCACGTCGACGACGCCGATGTGCTCACCGCCTACCTGGCGAACCTCGGCCGCGGTCACCGCAAGTACGGCACCCTGCCCGACCACTACCCGGCGGTCGGCGAGTGCCTGCTCGCCGCGCTCGGGCGCTATGCGACGTCCAACTGGGGGCCGGAGACCGAGGCCGCGTGGGTGCGCGCCTACACCGCAATCTCGCAGATCATGATCGACGCGGCGTCCGCGGATGAGGCCGTGGCTCCCGCGTGGTGGCACGCCGAGGTGGTCTCGCACGAGCTGCGCACCCCCGACATCGCGGTGGTGACGGTCCGCCCGGACCAGCCCTACCCGTTCCTCGCGGGGCAGTACACCAGCGTGGAAACCCCCTGGTGGCCGCGGGTCTGGCGGCACTACTCCTTTGCCTCCGCACCCCGCTCCGACGGTCTGCTCTCGTTCCACGTCAAGGCGGTCCCGGCCGGCTGGGTCTCCAACGCCATGGTGCACCGCGCCCGTCCCGGCGATGTCATCCGGCTCGGGGCACCCGGCGGCTCGATGACCGTCGACCACACCACACGCAGCGGTCTGCTGTGCGTCGGCGGCGGCACCGGTATCGCGCCCCTCAAGGCCTTGGTCGAGGATGTCGCGGAACACGGCATCCACCGCCCCGTGGAGGTCTTCTACGGCGCCCGCAGCGACCACGACCTCTACGACCTCGACACCATGCTGCATTTGGAAAAGGCGCACCCCTGGCTCTCCGTCCGCCCGGTCGTCGCCACCGGGCCGGCGGCCCGTGGCGGAACGAGCAGCGAAACCGGGCAACTTCCGGATGCAGTGCGGCAATACGGTCCGTTCCAGGAATATGACGCATACCTGTCCGGGCCGCCGGGGTTGATCCGCAGCGGTGTGGACGCTTTGGTCGGGGCCGGCGTCCCGGCCGACCGCATACGGCACGACTCCGTGGAAGAGCTGGTCGCGGCAGGAGACTGA
- a CDS encoding HAD family hydrolase — MGKLHLFDMDGTLLHGSAAAVEISRRLGLEREIAELERGFAAGELTPVRFAQLACDMWAAELTELQVAAAFEGAPWLTGIREVWADIRARGERCAVISLSPAFFVERLLGWGADTAHGSRWPAVPIRQPVDPAGILSSAAKVRIADELCAQYGLTRANCVAYGDSMSDTELFAAVPRSIAVNADHHVNDLATYAYAGRDLREAYELVRTGG; from the coding sequence ATGGGCAAGCTGCATCTGTTCGACATGGACGGGACCCTGCTTCACGGGTCCGCGGCCGCTGTCGAGATCTCCCGCCGGCTCGGGCTGGAGCGGGAGATCGCCGAGCTGGAACGGGGATTCGCCGCGGGCGAGCTGACGCCCGTACGGTTCGCACAACTGGCATGTGACATGTGGGCCGCCGAGCTGACCGAACTTCAAGTGGCCGCGGCCTTCGAGGGCGCACCTTGGCTGACCGGGATCCGGGAGGTCTGGGCGGACATCCGGGCGCGAGGCGAACGGTGCGCGGTGATCTCCCTGTCGCCGGCCTTCTTCGTCGAACGGCTGCTGGGCTGGGGCGCCGACACGGCGCACGGCTCGCGCTGGCCCGCGGTGCCGATCCGGCAGCCGGTGGACCCGGCGGGCATCCTCTCCTCAGCGGCGAAGGTGCGGATCGCGGATGAACTCTGCGCGCAGTACGGGTTGACCCGGGCCAACTGTGTGGCATATGGCGACTCGATGTCGGACACCGAACTGTTCGCGGCAGTTCCGCGGTCCATTGCCGTGAATGCGGATCACCATGTCAACGACCTGGCCACATATGCGTACGCGGGGCGTGATCTGCGTGAGGCATACGAACTGGTCCGTACTGGCGGGTAA